DNA from Hyphomicrobiales bacterium:
CGCGTACGCATGATGTACTTGCAGGCACATCCGCTGTGTGCGATGTGCGAAAAAAGCGGGCGTGTCAGCCAGGCTACCGACGTGCACCATGTGGAAAAGAAGCGCGACGGCGGGCCGGACATGGCGGAGAACTTGATGGCATTGTGTCATGTCTGTCACAGCAAGATCACCGCGGCGGGCAAATGAGCC
Protein-coding regions in this window:
- a CDS encoding HNH endonuclease — translated: MPLRPPSACRKPGCRGLVRDGVCSVCGPLRRAVQFDQDARRGTAARRGYGSRWQRVRMMYLQAHPLCAMCEKSGRVSQATDVHHVEKKRDGGPDMAENLMALCHVCHSKITAAGK